One genomic segment of Salinigranum rubrum includes these proteins:
- a CDS encoding GNAT family N-acetyltransferase, which produces MTEVTVRPYDDGDADELWSLKRGFELGLGHGTGGDDKGATYAAKLTESYRRKWLAWVERCVDEDPDCVQLAVHEEGPIGYVFVLPASLAFVWDAAVLNELYLDPPARGTGVADDLMEAALACAEKQDLPLERLVLDVDRENDRARAFYDRWGFEHWGEMVAREL; this is translated from the coding sequence ATGACGGAGGTCACCGTGCGGCCCTACGACGACGGGGACGCCGACGAACTCTGGTCGCTGAAGCGCGGCTTCGAACTCGGACTCGGACACGGGACCGGTGGCGACGACAAGGGTGCGACGTACGCGGCGAAACTCACCGAGAGCTATCGGCGGAAGTGGCTCGCGTGGGTCGAGCGCTGCGTCGACGAGGACCCCGACTGCGTGCAACTGGCGGTCCACGAGGAGGGGCCCATCGGCTACGTCTTCGTCCTCCCGGCCTCGCTGGCGTTCGTCTGGGACGCCGCCGTGCTGAACGAACTGTACCTCGACCCGCCCGCACGCGGCACGGGTGTCGCGGACGACCTGATGGAGGCGGCGCTCGCGTGCGCCGAGAAACAGGACCTCCCTTTGGAGCGACTGGTGCTCGACGTGGACCGCGAGAACGACCGCGCGCGAGCCTTCTACGACCGCTGGGGTTTCGAACACTGGGGCGAGATGGTGGCCCGCGAACTGTGA
- a CDS encoding metal-dependent hydrolase family protein yields MLLRDARLLSSDVDRVGDLRVVDGRIGAVGDLTPRSDERCLGLDGRTLMPGLVDAHVHFSLSAETTIESVVNMSDAELALAESRNARKTLEAGVTGVRAMGAAGVDLHLKRAVERGDVPGPRMVANGRSITVTGGHGHHLGREIDGPVDARKAVREQVKRGADFIKFMTTGGVTTPGTDPDTVALTDDELDALVDETHRHGLHAATHVHGAEGAKAAALAGVDTIEHGTFLDEEAIELMLSEEVTLVPTLSAPYYIVRNVEWATPDTARKTEHIYERHIDSFARAVEAGVTIAGGTDAGTPFNDHGANAAEVTFMIEHGLSPRAAIEAMTETAARTVGLDDCGTLDEGAHADLLVIQGDPLEDSTRLNAPEAVLFGGELASGYLPTEE; encoded by the coding sequence ATGCTGCTGCGAGACGCCCGACTCCTGTCGAGCGACGTCGACCGCGTCGGTGACCTCCGCGTCGTCGACGGTCGCATCGGCGCTGTCGGTGACCTCACTCCCCGGTCGGACGAGCGCTGTCTCGGCCTCGACGGGCGAACGCTCATGCCCGGCCTGGTCGACGCGCACGTCCACTTCTCGCTCTCCGCCGAGACGACGATCGAGTCCGTCGTGAACATGTCCGACGCGGAACTGGCGCTCGCGGAGTCGCGGAACGCGCGGAAGACGCTCGAAGCGGGCGTCACCGGGGTTCGGGCGATGGGCGCGGCCGGCGTCGACCTCCACCTCAAGCGAGCGGTCGAGCGCGGCGACGTCCCCGGGCCGCGGATGGTCGCGAACGGCCGGTCGATCACCGTCACGGGCGGACACGGTCACCACCTCGGGAGGGAAATCGACGGGCCGGTGGACGCCCGGAAGGCGGTCCGCGAGCAGGTCAAACGCGGCGCGGACTTCATCAAGTTCATGACGACCGGCGGGGTGACGACGCCCGGCACCGACCCCGATACGGTCGCGCTCACCGACGACGAACTCGACGCCCTGGTCGACGAGACGCACCGCCACGGCCTCCACGCGGCGACGCACGTCCACGGCGCGGAGGGGGCGAAGGCGGCCGCGCTGGCCGGCGTCGACACCATCGAACACGGGACGTTCCTCGACGAGGAGGCCATCGAACTCATGCTGTCCGAAGAGGTGACGCTGGTCCCGACGCTCTCGGCGCCGTACTACATCGTCCGCAACGTCGAGTGGGCGACGCCCGACACGGCACGGAAGACCGAACACATCTACGAACGCCACATCGACTCGTTCGCACGAGCGGTGGAGGCGGGCGTCACCATCGCCGGCGGCACCGACGCGGGCACCCCGTTCAACGACCACGGCGCGAACGCGGCGGAGGTGACGTTTATGATCGAACACGGGCTCTCGCCGCGCGCGGCCATCGAGGCGATGACCGAGACGGCGGCACGGACGGTCGGCCTCGACGACTGCGGGACCCTCGACGAGGGCGCACACGCGGACCTCCTCGTGATCCAGGGCGATCCGCTGGAGGATTCGACGCGGCTCAACGCGCCCGAAGCCGTGCTCTTCGGTGGGGAACTCGCGTCGGGGTACCTCCCGACGGAGGAGTGA
- a CDS encoding pyridoxamine 5'-phosphate oxidase family protein produces MNDTRSVRMDDDERAAFLGTGGTGVVSFATEEGEPPYSLPVSYGYDADSDGLYLRLAFDTESGKEAVVTANRPLSLVVHRQEDAGWRSVVVTGRLEEATEAAIDSDVVQAMRRVHIPLVDVFDRHPRELTFRFFRVDVDEVSGRKEAKSA; encoded by the coding sequence ATGAACGACACGCGCTCGGTACGGATGGACGACGACGAACGGGCCGCGTTCCTCGGCACCGGCGGGACCGGTGTCGTCTCGTTCGCCACCGAGGAGGGTGAACCCCCGTACTCGCTGCCGGTCTCGTACGGGTACGATGCCGACTCTGACGGACTCTACCTTCGACTCGCGTTCGACACCGAGAGCGGAAAGGAGGCGGTCGTCACCGCGAACCGGCCGCTGTCGCTCGTGGTCCACCGACAGGAGGATGCGGGGTGGCGGAGCGTCGTCGTCACCGGTCGTCTGGAGGAGGCGACCGAGGCGGCCATCGACTCCGACGTGGTACAGGCGATGCGCCGGGTCCACATTCCCCTCGTCGACGTGTTCGACCGTCACCCGCGCGAGCTGACGTTCCGGTTCTTCCGGGTCGACGTCGACGAGGTTTCGGGGCGGAAGGAGGCCAAGAGCGCCTGA
- a CDS encoding pyridoxamine 5'-phosphate oxidase family protein, with translation MSRAELMDDREVNAFLGNEGTGVLALARDDESYAIPVSYGYDREEGTFYLRLAFHADSRKREYIGPSRPATLVVNRETEEGWRSVVARGRLRETGEAAIDSSVVEAIRRVNIPFFTVFDRPARELDFELFRLAPDELTGHKQV, from the coding sequence GTGTCTCGCGCGGAACTCATGGACGACAGAGAGGTGAACGCGTTTCTCGGCAACGAGGGGACGGGGGTACTCGCGCTCGCGAGGGACGACGAGTCGTACGCGATTCCGGTCTCGTACGGGTACGACCGCGAGGAGGGGACGTTCTACCTCCGTCTGGCCTTCCACGCCGACAGCCGGAAACGGGAGTACATCGGACCGAGCCGTCCCGCCACGCTCGTCGTGAATCGGGAGACCGAAGAGGGGTGGCGGAGCGTCGTCGCGCGTGGTCGCTTGCGCGAGACCGGCGAGGCGGCGATCGATTCCAGCGTCGTCGAGGCCATCCGCCGCGTCAACATCCCCTTCTTCACCGTCTTCGACCGGCCCGCGCGCGAACTCGACTTCGAGCTGTTCCGGCTCGCGCCCGACGAACTCACGGGCCACAAACAGGTGTAG
- a CDS encoding four-helix bundle copper-binding protein yields MSLAETVSKIDGLSDEERECIEICNEAAEVCEWCADECLGDEEMEECARLCRDVADIASLHARFVARGSNYSDQLAEACAGVCEECAEECSSHDHDHCQVCADVLEACAEHCRGMMRA; encoded by the coding sequence ATGTCCCTTGCAGAGACCGTCTCGAAGATCGACGGACTGAGCGACGAGGAACGCGAGTGTATCGAGATCTGCAACGAGGCCGCCGAGGTCTGTGAGTGGTGTGCCGACGAGTGTCTCGGCGACGAGGAGATGGAAGAGTGCGCCCGGCTCTGCCGCGACGTCGCGGACATCGCCTCCCTGCACGCCCGCTTCGTGGCCCGGGGCTCGAACTACAGCGACCAACTAGCCGAAGCCTGCGCCGGCGTCTGCGAGGAGTGCGCCGAGGAGTGCTCCAGCCACGACCACGACCACTGTCAGGTCTGCGCCGACGTCCTCGAAGCGTGCGCCGAGCACTGCCGCGGCATGATGCGGGCCTGA
- a CDS encoding AbrB/MazE/SpoVT family DNA-binding domain-containing protein: protein MSDARLDDRGRLTLPKEMRERYGEHYHIVQLHDGIKLIPVADDPLDALREEFADVEKTASELREEAREAALDEAGR, encoded by the coding sequence ATGTCGGACGCGAGACTCGACGACCGGGGGCGTCTGACGCTCCCGAAGGAGATGCGAGAACGATACGGTGAACACTACCACATCGTCCAACTTCACGACGGAATCAAGTTGATTCCGGTCGCGGACGACCCGCTCGACGCGCTCCGAGAGGAGTTTGCGGACGTCGAGAAGACGGCTAGCGAACTTCGCGAGGAAGCCCGCGAAGCGGCGTTGGACGAGGCCGGACGCTGA
- a CDS encoding PIN domain-containing protein: MYAETDFLLALIKDEDWLGDAAEAVYRAHRNELWTSQFTLIELLLVAYREDRDTERVVTNAAKLVEVRGDVDTVVAAATYVEDHGLTPFDALHLVESDGDTVVSSDGAYEGFVPRLGLQSVDEE; encoded by the coding sequence ATGTACGCCGAGACCGATTTCCTTCTCGCACTCATCAAAGACGAAGACTGGCTCGGAGATGCCGCCGAGGCGGTGTATCGCGCACACCGAAACGAGCTGTGGACATCGCAGTTCACGCTCATCGAACTGCTCTTGGTCGCGTACCGCGAGGACCGAGACACGGAACGAGTCGTCACGAACGCCGCAAAGCTCGTGGAGGTTCGCGGCGACGTGGACACGGTCGTCGCGGCAGCCACGTACGTCGAAGACCACGGACTCACTCCCTTCGACGCGCTCCACCTCGTCGAATCTGATGGAGACACCGTCGTCTCCAGCGATGGGGCGTACGAAGGCTTCGTCCCCCGTCTCGGTCTCCAGAGCGTGGACGAGGAGTAG
- a CDS encoding replication factor C large subunit, with product MADWTEKYRPTTLSEVRGNDTARDEFAEWADTWDEHREPAVLHGSPGVGKTSAAHALAADKGWETVELNASDQRTADVIERFAGRAAMNTTLSGASNADSRGERDRGRQLVILDEADNIHYQKDYGGKQAVTKLLKEANQPVVLIANDFYEMSRGMRSACREIEFRDVSARSIVPVLRDICRREGVEFEARALERIAESNDGDLRSAVRDLQSSVGGRASLSLDDVTSGGRDRTVNIFGFLDSVLKESDSAEEALRTAYDTDETPDDLTSWVEDKVSMVYEGEELARAYDHLANADRWLGRVYATQNYRYWRYATDNVSAGVAASRDRTRGGWTRYGGAPWRSTKNATRDAVTSRIAESAGVSIATARREVLPFLQAMTHHCKPRDLTVAMTAWYDFDTDHVAYVTGSGESTNKVQSIVEEARERREELLEAHAGDAFAREGLAAHAESTADTNEGADDAGENADTSGGTDGTTTLDDLAASADDEAGDEDDTDGDTGDGGGRDDGQSGLFDFT from the coding sequence ATGGCCGATTGGACGGAGAAGTACCGGCCGACGACGCTGTCGGAGGTGCGCGGCAACGACACGGCCCGCGACGAGTTCGCGGAGTGGGCCGACACGTGGGACGAACACCGAGAACCGGCCGTCCTCCACGGGAGCCCCGGCGTCGGCAAGACGAGCGCAGCGCACGCGCTGGCCGCCGACAAGGGGTGGGAGACGGTGGAGTTGAACGCCTCGGACCAGCGAACGGCGGACGTCATCGAGCGCTTTGCGGGGCGGGCGGCGATGAACACGACGCTCTCTGGGGCTTCGAACGCCGACTCCCGTGGGGAGCGTGACAGAGGCCGCCAACTCGTCATCCTCGACGAGGCGGACAACATCCACTACCAGAAGGACTACGGGGGAAAACAGGCCGTCACGAAGCTCCTGAAGGAGGCGAACCAGCCGGTCGTGCTCATCGCGAACGACTTCTACGAGATGTCGCGGGGGATGCGCAGCGCCTGCCGGGAGATCGAGTTCCGCGACGTCTCCGCGCGCTCGATCGTGCCGGTCCTCCGCGACATCTGCCGGCGCGAGGGCGTCGAGTTCGAGGCACGGGCGCTCGAACGTATCGCGGAGTCGAACGACGGCGACCTCCGCTCCGCAGTGAGAGACCTCCAGAGTTCGGTCGGCGGGAGAGCGTCGCTTTCCCTCGACGACGTGACCTCCGGCGGGAGGGACCGGACGGTGAACATCTTCGGCTTCCTCGACAGCGTCCTCAAGGAGTCCGACTCCGCCGAGGAGGCGCTGCGAACGGCGTACGACACCGACGAGACGCCCGACGACCTCACGTCGTGGGTCGAGGACAAGGTGTCGATGGTGTACGAGGGCGAGGAACTCGCCCGCGCGTACGACCACCTCGCGAACGCCGACCGCTGGCTCGGCCGGGTGTACGCGACCCAGAACTACCGCTACTGGCGGTACGCGACCGACAACGTCTCGGCGGGGGTCGCCGCCTCGCGCGACCGGACCCGCGGCGGCTGGACCCGCTACGGCGGCGCGCCGTGGCGCTCGACGAAGAACGCGACGCGCGACGCGGTCACGTCGCGCATCGCAGAATCCGCGGGTGTGAGCATCGCCACCGCCCGCCGCGAGGTCCTCCCCTTCTTACAGGCGATGACCCACCACTGCAAGCCGCGCGACCTCACGGTGGCGATGACGGCGTGGTACGACTTCGACACCGACCACGTCGCGTACGTGACCGGTAGCGGCGAGTCGACGAACAAGGTCCAGTCCATCGTCGAAGAGGCGAGAGAGCGCCGCGAGGAACTGCTCGAAGCGCACGCGGGCGACGCGTTCGCGCGTGAAGGACTCGCCGCCCACGCCGAGAGTACTGCCGACACGAACGAGGGAGCGGACGACGCGGGCGAGAACGCGGACACGAGCGGCGGGACCGACGGGACGACGACCCTCGACGACCTCGCTGCCTCCGCCGACGACGAGGCCGGCGATGAGGACGACACCGACGGCGACACGGGGGATGGCGGCGGACGCGACGACGGTCAGTCGGGGCTGTTCGATTTCACGTGA
- a CDS encoding sensor histidine kinase, which yields MSEGGFFWGTATEGAEPPMHVLVADDDDAMRETTVKLLEATLDNATVTGFPSARGVLDALADDASVDCIVSDYEMPEMSGLELLEAVRETDPDVPFVIYTGHGNEDVASDAISAGVTDYVRKSVTGGHRILANRIESAVARRRAEAERELQALAMSTVEEGIAVVDSEGRFVEVNGAYAETYGYDRDELVGESWEVINPPQENERMHLQILPTLDEQGIWRGESVGLRKDGSTFVKSKSLTKLDSGGFVCAVRDVTEQRDAEDALREQNERLREFARLVSHDLRNPLNVAEGYLTVVEESVDEELQDDVERIKTAHDRMRRLIDDMLRLAREGRLVDNAEAVPLTDVVETAALTVGLKSEGSCVVEEGLPSVYADEERLSALFENLFGNALEHAGPNPTVRVGPLTDDYGVCGFFVEDDGPGIPENRHVKVFESGFTTNRSGTGFGLAIVKRITTAHGWTVSVRDGRDGGARFEFRGVNVVDGAAAADGRAEPEETGVVTENEAPVGTETAADVKADDDTDADDDARADTDTDTDADDDVRTDTDVETDTGAVADGGDGACDDTSDNA from the coding sequence ATGAGTGAGGGGGGATTCTTCTGGGGGACCGCTACGGAGGGAGCGGAGCCGCCGATGCACGTGCTCGTCGCCGACGACGACGACGCGATGCGTGAGACGACGGTCAAACTGCTCGAAGCCACGCTCGACAACGCCACCGTCACCGGATTCCCCTCCGCCCGGGGCGTGCTCGACGCGCTGGCCGACGACGCATCCGTCGACTGTATCGTCTCGGACTACGAGATGCCCGAGATGAGCGGACTGGAACTCCTCGAAGCGGTCCGCGAGACGGACCCCGACGTGCCGTTCGTCATCTACACCGGCCACGGGAACGAGGACGTCGCGAGCGACGCCATCTCCGCGGGCGTCACCGACTACGTCCGCAAGTCGGTCACCGGCGGCCATCGGATACTCGCCAACCGTATCGAGTCGGCCGTCGCCCGACGCCGTGCGGAGGCCGAGCGCGAACTCCAGGCGCTGGCGATGTCGACCGTCGAGGAGGGAATCGCGGTCGTCGACAGCGAGGGGAGGTTCGTCGAGGTGAACGGCGCGTACGCGGAGACGTACGGGTACGACCGGGACGAACTCGTCGGCGAGTCGTGGGAGGTGATCAACCCGCCCCAGGAGAACGAGCGGATGCACCTGCAGATCCTCCCCACGCTCGACGAACAGGGAATCTGGCGCGGCGAGTCGGTCGGCCTCCGCAAGGACGGGTCGACGTTCGTGAAGTCGAAGTCGCTGACGAAACTCGACTCCGGCGGGTTCGTCTGTGCCGTTAGGGACGTGACCGAACAGCGTGACGCCGAGGACGCGCTCCGCGAGCAGAACGAACGCCTCCGGGAGTTCGCTCGGCTCGTCTCACACGACCTGCGCAACCCGCTGAACGTCGCCGAAGGCTACCTCACCGTCGTCGAGGAGTCCGTCGACGAAGAACTGCAGGACGACGTGGAGCGTATCAAGACCGCCCACGACCGGATGCGCCGGCTCATCGATGACATGCTCCGTCTCGCTCGCGAGGGACGGCTGGTCGACAACGCCGAAGCGGTCCCGCTCACGGACGTCGTCGAAACGGCGGCGCTCACCGTCGGCCTCAAGAGCGAGGGGTCGTGCGTCGTCGAAGAGGGCCTCCCGTCGGTGTACGCGGACGAGGAGCGGCTGAGCGCGCTGTTCGAGAACCTCTTCGGCAACGCTCTCGAACACGCCGGACCGAACCCCACCGTCCGGGTCGGCCCGCTCACCGACGACTACGGCGTCTGCGGCTTCTTCGTCGAGGACGACGGCCCCGGCATCCCGGAGAACCGACACGTCAAGGTGTTCGAGTCGGGCTTCACCACGAACCGCTCGGGGACCGGGTTCGGCCTCGCCATCGTCAAGCGAATCACGACCGCTCACGGCTGGACCGTCTCGGTCCGCGACGGCCGTGACGGTGGCGCCCGGTTCGAGTTCCGCGGCGTCAACGTCGTCGACGGCGCTGCCGCCGCGGACGGACGAGCAGAGCCCGAAGAGACGGGCGTCGTGACCGAGAACGAAGCTCCGGTCGGCACGGAAACCGCCGCTGATGTGAAGGCCGACGACGACACCGACGCGGACGACGACGCGAGAGCCGACACAGACACCGACACTGACGCGGACGACGACGTGAGGACCGACACCGACGTGGAGACAGACACCGGCGCTGTCGCCGACGGCGGTGACGGAGCGTGTGACGACACGAGCGACAACGCGTGA
- a CDS encoding zinc-dependent alcohol dehydrogenase family protein: protein MRAAVLTEYGEPLSIRSLDDPKPTPDGVVVEVEACGICRSDWHAWQGHGEWADDQVPRGQVLGHEPAGTVVDAGDRVSEYAVGDRVAVPFNLGDGSCPRCLAGHGNRCVDGSALGFSSDAPGAFAERVHVPHADYNLLALPDAVAPVDVAALGCRFMTAYHALAHRVSPPPGSWVAVHGCGGVGLSALSVARAAGHRTVAVDIREEALALAGEVGATVTVDATETDVVGEIEEVTGDGADVSLDALGRAETCRNSVRCVRPGGTHVQVGLTTDAERGEVSLPTDWMTRWEVSFVGSRGMPPTRYDELFGLVESGAVSPETLVTREVSLDDVSDRLAAMTDYETVGVEVVTEF from the coding sequence ATGCGCGCTGCTGTCCTCACCGAGTACGGAGAGCCGCTGTCGATCCGCTCGCTCGACGACCCGAAGCCGACGCCGGACGGGGTCGTGGTGGAGGTGGAAGCCTGTGGCATCTGCCGGAGCGACTGGCACGCCTGGCAGGGCCACGGCGAGTGGGCCGACGACCAGGTGCCGCGGGGGCAGGTACTCGGGCACGAACCCGCCGGAACCGTCGTCGACGCCGGCGACCGCGTATCCGAGTACGCGGTCGGCGACCGGGTCGCCGTCCCGTTCAACCTCGGTGACGGCTCCTGTCCACGGTGTCTGGCCGGCCACGGGAACCGCTGCGTCGACGGGAGCGCGCTCGGCTTTTCGAGCGACGCTCCCGGCGCGTTCGCCGAACGGGTGCACGTCCCCCACGCGGACTACAACCTGCTCGCGCTCCCCGACGCGGTGGCGCCGGTGGACGTCGCGGCGCTCGGCTGTCGGTTCATGACGGCCTACCACGCGTTGGCACATCGGGTGTCGCCGCCGCCGGGGTCGTGGGTCGCCGTCCACGGGTGCGGCGGCGTCGGCCTCTCGGCGCTGTCCGTCGCGCGGGCGGCCGGCCACCGGACCGTCGCGGTCGACATCCGCGAGGAGGCGCTCGCGCTCGCCGGCGAGGTGGGCGCCACGGTCACTGTCGACGCCACCGAGACGGACGTCGTGGGCGAAATCGAGGAGGTAACGGGCGACGGGGCGGACGTCTCGCTCGACGCGCTGGGCCGCGCGGAGACCTGTCGCAACTCCGTCCGCTGTGTCCGCCCCGGCGGGACGCACGTCCAGGTCGGCCTCACCACCGACGCCGAACGCGGCGAGGTGTCGCTCCCCACCGATTGGATGACCCGCTGGGAGGTGTCGTTCGTCGGCTCCCGGGGGATGCCGCCGACGCGGTACGACGAACTGTTCGGCCTCGTCGAGAGCGGTGCCGTCTCGCCCGAGACGCTCGTCACGCGCGAGGTGTCGCTGGACGACGTCTCCGACAGATTGGCGGCGATGACCGACTACGAGACGGTCGGC